The following are encoded in a window of Cryobacterium sp. CG_9.6 genomic DNA:
- the carB gene encoding carbamoyl-phosphate synthase large subunit, whose product MPKRDDINSVLVIGSGPIVIGQACEFDYSGTQACRVLRAEGVRVILVNSNPATIMTDPDFADATYIEPITPEILETIIAKERPDAILPTLGGQTALNAAIQLHERGILEKYNVELIGASFEAIQKGEDRQIFKQLVLDAGADVARSHIAHTVEEAVGFADDLGYPLVVRPSFTMGGLGSGFAYTEVELRRIVGDGLHHSPTTEVLLEESILGWKEYELEMMRDTADNTVVVCSIENVDPVGVHTGDSITVAPALTLTDREYQNLRDISIDIIRAVGVDTGGCNIQFAINPADGRIIVIEMNPRVSRSSALASKATGFPIAKIAAKLALGYRLDEIPNDITGVTPASFEPTLDYVVVKVPRFAFEKFPAADPRLTTTMKSVGEAMAIGRNFSSALQKALRSLEKRGSSFHWGVETRTVEELLIAAEIPTDGRIVTVQQALRKGATIVQVFEATKIDPWFLDQIVLINEVADAVARAERLDRDVLVYAKDHGFSDAQIGELRGFGEADVRKVRHILGLRPVFKTVDTCAGEFPALTPYHYSSYDQETEVIPSDRKKVVILGSGPNRIGQGVEFDYSCVHASFALSAAGYETIMINCNPETVSTDYDTSDRLYFEPLTLEDVLEVIHAESQSGELVGVVVQLGGQTALGLAKGLEAEGIPILGTTPDAIDLAEERGLFSGILDAAGLLAPRNGVATDFVGAVKAAEEIGYPVLVRPSYVLGGRGMEIVYDSASLADYFARMEGQGIIGPSHPLLVDRFLDDAIEIDVDAIYDGHELYIGGVMEHIEEAGIHSGDSSCTLPPVTLGRAEIDRVREATLGIAKGIGVRGLLNVQFAIGAGVLYVLEANPRASRTVPFVAKALGITLAKAAALIMVGTTIAELKASGQLPEIDGSRVPMEAPVAVKEAVLPFNRFRTPEGNVVDSILGPEMRSTGEVMGIDRDFPRAFAKSQLAAYGGIPLSGTVFVSVSDRDKRAIILPMLRLQQLGYEIAATEGTAEVLQRNGIRARVVTKYSDKTTDDDVSIVELIRREEIQIVINTPGGRTARADGYEIRAAAVAGDLPLFTTIAELSAAVASIDSIRGGFEVTSLQEYSVARTALL is encoded by the coding sequence ATGCCCAAGCGCGACGATATCAACAGCGTCCTTGTCATTGGATCCGGCCCGATTGTCATCGGGCAGGCCTGTGAATTCGACTACTCGGGCACCCAGGCCTGCCGCGTGCTGCGCGCCGAGGGGGTGCGCGTCATTCTGGTCAACTCCAACCCGGCCACGATCATGACCGATCCCGACTTCGCCGACGCCACCTACATCGAGCCCATCACCCCGGAGATCCTCGAAACCATCATCGCGAAGGAACGCCCCGACGCGATCCTCCCCACGCTCGGCGGACAGACAGCCCTCAACGCGGCCATCCAGCTGCATGAACGCGGAATCCTCGAGAAGTACAACGTTGAACTCATTGGTGCCAGCTTCGAGGCCATCCAAAAGGGTGAAGACCGCCAGATCTTCAAGCAGCTCGTGCTGGATGCCGGCGCCGACGTTGCCCGCTCGCACATTGCCCACACGGTCGAGGAAGCTGTGGGCTTCGCCGATGACCTCGGCTACCCGCTTGTGGTGCGACCCTCCTTCACCATGGGTGGCCTCGGCAGCGGCTTTGCCTACACCGAGGTGGAACTGCGCCGCATCGTGGGCGATGGCCTGCACCACAGCCCCACCACCGAGGTTCTTCTGGAAGAGTCCATTCTCGGGTGGAAGGAATACGAACTCGAGATGATGCGGGACACCGCCGACAACACGGTCGTGGTCTGCTCCATCGAAAACGTGGACCCGGTGGGGGTGCACACCGGCGACTCGATCACCGTGGCTCCCGCGCTCACCCTGACCGACCGCGAGTACCAGAACCTGCGGGACATCAGCATCGACATCATCCGTGCGGTGGGTGTCGATACCGGTGGCTGCAACATTCAGTTCGCGATCAACCCGGCCGACGGCCGCATCATTGTCATCGAAATGAACCCGCGGGTGTCCCGGTCCTCGGCCCTCGCCAGTAAGGCCACGGGATTCCCGATTGCCAAGATCGCGGCCAAACTTGCCCTTGGTTACCGCCTCGATGAGATTCCGAACGACATCACCGGTGTGACCCCGGCGAGCTTCGAGCCCACCCTCGACTATGTGGTCGTCAAGGTGCCGCGCTTCGCGTTCGAGAAGTTCCCGGCCGCTGACCCGCGTCTGACGACCACCATGAAGTCGGTCGGTGAGGCAATGGCCATCGGCCGCAACTTCTCGTCCGCCCTGCAGAAGGCTCTGCGGTCGCTCGAGAAGCGTGGGTCCTCGTTCCACTGGGGCGTGGAGACGCGCACCGTGGAGGAGCTGCTCATTGCCGCCGAGATCCCGACCGACGGCCGCATTGTCACGGTGCAGCAGGCGCTCCGTAAGGGTGCCACGATCGTGCAGGTGTTCGAAGCCACCAAGATCGACCCGTGGTTCCTCGACCAGATCGTGCTCATCAACGAGGTGGCCGACGCCGTGGCCCGGGCCGAGCGGCTCGACCGCGACGTGCTGGTCTATGCCAAAGACCACGGTTTCTCCGACGCTCAGATAGGCGAGCTTCGCGGCTTTGGCGAAGCGGATGTCCGCAAGGTGCGTCACATCCTGGGCCTGCGTCCGGTATTCAAGACCGTGGATACCTGTGCGGGGGAGTTCCCCGCCCTCACGCCGTACCACTACTCGAGCTACGACCAGGAGACCGAGGTGATCCCGAGCGACCGCAAAAAGGTTGTCATCCTGGGGTCTGGACCGAACCGCATCGGTCAGGGCGTCGAATTCGACTACTCCTGCGTGCACGCATCCTTTGCGCTCTCTGCCGCCGGGTACGAGACCATCATGATCAACTGCAACCCGGAAACCGTGTCCACCGACTACGACACCTCCGATCGTCTGTACTTCGAACCGCTCACGCTGGAGGACGTTCTCGAGGTCATTCACGCCGAGAGCCAGAGCGGGGAACTGGTGGGCGTTGTCGTTCAGCTCGGCGGCCAGACCGCTCTGGGCCTGGCTAAGGGCCTCGAAGCCGAGGGAATTCCGATCCTCGGAACGACCCCGGACGCGATCGACCTCGCCGAGGAACGCGGACTCTTCTCCGGAATTCTCGATGCGGCCGGACTGCTCGCGCCGCGCAACGGCGTGGCCACCGACTTTGTCGGAGCGGTCAAGGCCGCCGAAGAAATTGGCTACCCCGTTCTGGTGCGCCCGAGCTACGTGCTCGGCGGCCGCGGCATGGAGATCGTGTACGACTCCGCGTCCCTCGCCGACTACTTTGCCCGCATGGAGGGTCAGGGAATCATTGGCCCGTCGCATCCGCTCCTTGTCGACCGCTTTCTTGACGACGCCATCGAAATTGACGTGGACGCCATCTACGACGGTCACGAGCTCTACATTGGCGGCGTGATGGAGCACATCGAGGAGGCGGGAATTCATTCCGGCGACTCGAGCTGCACGCTGCCACCCGTGACCCTGGGACGGGCCGAAATTGACCGGGTTCGCGAAGCCACGCTGGGAATTGCGAAGGGAATCGGCGTTCGGGGGCTGCTGAACGTGCAGTTCGCCATCGGAGCCGGAGTGCTCTACGTGCTCGAGGCCAACCCGCGGGCCTCCCGCACCGTTCCTTTTGTCGCCAAGGCGCTCGGCATCACCCTGGCAAAGGCTGCCGCGCTCATCATGGTGGGAACAACAATTGCCGAGCTCAAGGCCTCCGGTCAGCTGCCCGAAATTGACGGCTCGCGCGTACCGATGGAAGCTCCCGTTGCCGTGAAGGAAGCGGTGCTGCCGTTCAACCGTTTTCGCACGCCCGAGGGTAACGTCGTCGACTCGATCCTCGGCCCGGAGATGCGCTCAACCGGTGAGGTGATGGGAATTGACCGTGACTTCCCGCGCGCCTTCGCCAAGAGCCAGCTGGCCGCCTACGGCGGAATCCCGCTGAGCGGAACAGTGTTTGTGTCGGTCTCTGACCGCGACAAGCGCGCCATCATTTTGCCGATGCTGCGCCTCCAGCAGCTCGGCTACGAGATCGCCGCGACCGAGGGAACCGCCGAAGTGCTGCAGCGCAACGGGATTCGCGCGCGCGTGGTCACCAAGTACAGCGACAAGACCACCGACGATGATGTGTCGATCGTGGAACTCATTCGCCGGGAAGAGATCCAGATCGTCATCAACACGCCCGGTGGGCGCACGGCACGCGCGGACGGCTACGAGATCCGTGCGGCCGCCGTGGCCGGTGATCTGCCCCTGTTCACCACGATTGCGGAACTGAGCGCCGCTGTGGCCTCCATCGACTCGATTCGCGGCGGCTTTGAGGTGACGTCGCTTCAGGAGTATTCCGTGGCGAGAACGGCACTGCTGTGA
- the pyrF gene encoding orotidine-5'-phosphate decarboxylase — MTHGSSIPGASIPGATFGERLAAAFASRGQLCVGIDPHSWLLTEWGLTDSAAGAETFGRSVVAAAVGRVGIVKPQVAFFERFGAAGFVALERVLADARAAGLLVIGDVKRGDLGTSVEAYADAWLTPGAPLEVDAITLAPYMGVASLQRPIDIAREHGKGLFLLAATSNPEAATVQQAVVANGPRAGLTVARAVLEDVAELNADDPRGGAGFGSIGVVLGATLTLANFGINIALAPPTRQTPVLAPGFGHQGGNIMDLTSIYGEYAEGVIVSESRSVLSQGPDRLAAAIERRATEVGAVRG, encoded by the coding sequence GTGACGCACGGCTCCAGTATTCCCGGAGCCAGTATTCCCGGAGCCACGTTCGGCGAGCGTCTCGCTGCTGCCTTCGCGTCGCGTGGGCAGCTCTGCGTGGGCATCGACCCGCACAGCTGGCTGCTCACCGAGTGGGGTCTGACAGACTCTGCCGCAGGCGCCGAGACGTTTGGCCGTTCGGTGGTTGCGGCTGCGGTCGGCCGCGTGGGTATCGTCAAACCGCAGGTGGCATTCTTCGAACGCTTCGGCGCTGCGGGTTTTGTTGCCCTGGAGCGCGTGCTGGCGGATGCGCGGGCTGCGGGCCTGCTGGTTATCGGCGACGTGAAGCGTGGTGACCTCGGTACCAGTGTCGAAGCCTACGCGGATGCCTGGCTCACGCCGGGCGCACCACTCGAGGTGGATGCCATCACCCTGGCACCGTACATGGGCGTGGCATCCCTGCAACGCCCCATTGACATTGCCCGAGAGCACGGCAAGGGTTTGTTCCTGCTCGCGGCGACCTCCAACCCCGAGGCGGCAACGGTGCAACAGGCGGTTGTGGCCAACGGGCCGCGTGCAGGGCTCACTGTTGCGAGAGCCGTCTTAGAGGATGTGGCTGAGCTGAACGCCGACGATCCGAGAGGTGGGGCAGGCTTTGGCTCTATCGGGGTCGTGCTCGGAGCCACCCTCACGCTGGCGAACTTCGGCATAAATATCGCGCTCGCACCCCCCACGCGCCAAACTCCGGTGCTCGCACCCGGTTTTGGACACCAGGGAGGGAATATTATGGATCTGACCTCGATATATGGTGAATACGCCGAAGGGGTTATCGTAAGTGAATCGCGAAGTGTTCTCTCACAAGGTCCCGACCGGCTTGCCGCAGCGATCGAGCGCCGTGCTACTGAAGTAGGAGCCGTCCGTGGCTGA
- the gmk gene encoding guanylate kinase, giving the protein MAENRPTPPEVDRVAASRAAVAARRARAKVKAQIASGDRTALEVLGAALKDPVGVEGRLRVTEMLVSIPSIGVTKMQRIIHRLEISPSKRLGGLGRHQRDRLRDFLSDRPSVRHGEPDSRLIVLAGPTAVGKGTVANHIRENYPDVHLSVSATTRAPRPGEVEGVSYFFVTDAAFDTMIESGELLEWATVHNAYRYGTPRGPVEAAIAAGNSVLLEIDIQGARAVRRAMPEARLVFLLPPTWDELVRRLIGRGTEDSAEQARRLETAKLELAAQGEFDYRIVNADASQAAREVVDLMQVRPAAGTS; this is encoded by the coding sequence GTGGCTGAAAACCGTCCCACCCCACCCGAAGTTGACCGGGTCGCCGCGTCACGCGCTGCCGTCGCCGCCAGACGCGCCCGAGCCAAGGTGAAGGCCCAGATCGCATCGGGGGACCGCACCGCACTCGAGGTTCTCGGGGCCGCTCTGAAAGACCCCGTCGGCGTGGAGGGGCGACTGCGCGTGACCGAAATGCTGGTGAGCATTCCGTCTATTGGTGTCACCAAGATGCAGCGCATCATTCACCGCCTCGAAATCTCTCCGTCAAAACGGCTCGGTGGGCTCGGCCGGCACCAGCGAGATCGTCTGCGCGACTTTCTCTCCGACCGTCCCAGCGTCAGGCACGGCGAACCCGACTCCCGACTCATTGTGCTGGCCGGTCCCACCGCGGTGGGCAAGGGAACAGTTGCCAACCATATTCGGGAAAACTATCCCGACGTGCACCTCTCCGTGTCGGCCACGACCCGTGCTCCGCGCCCAGGCGAGGTGGAGGGTGTCAGCTACTTTTTCGTAACGGATGCCGCCTTCGACACCATGATCGAGTCGGGCGAACTTCTTGAGTGGGCCACCGTGCATAACGCGTACCGCTATGGAACTCCGCGCGGACCCGTTGAGGCGGCCATTGCCGCCGGTAACAGCGTGCTCCTGGAAATTGATATCCAGGGCGCCCGGGCCGTGCGCCGGGCCATGCCGGAAGCACGACTGGTCTTTCTGCTGCCTCCCACCTGGGACGAGCTGGTGCGTCGACTCATCGGTCGGGGCACCGAAGATTCAGCAGAACAGGCACGTCGGTTGGAGACCGCCAAGCTGGAATTGGCGGCTCAGGGCGAGTTCGATTACCGAATCGTGAACGCAGACGCATCCCAAGCGGCCCGAGAGGTCGTAGACTTGATGCAGGTACGCCCTGCGGCAGGAACGTCGTAG
- the rpoZ gene encoding DNA-directed RNA polymerase subunit omega, translating into MANKPTGIIDPPIDDLLSKVDSKYALVIFASKRARQINDYYADLHEGSLFDNVGPLVDSTVEDKPLSVALREINEDKLTSRPIVE; encoded by the coding sequence ATGGCAAACAAGCCCACTGGCATCATTGACCCGCCCATTGACGACCTGCTGTCCAAGGTCGATTCCAAGTACGCCCTCGTGATCTTCGCGTCCAAGCGTGCACGTCAGATCAACGATTACTACGCTGACCTCCACGAAGGCAGCCTCTTCGACAACGTGGGACCGCTGGTTGATTCCACCGTTGAAGACAAGCCGCTCTCGGTTGCTCTTCGCGAGATCAACGAGGACAAGCTCACCTCTCGTCCCATCGTCGAGTAG
- the coaBC gene encoding bifunctional phosphopantothenoylcysteine decarboxylase/phosphopantothenate--cysteine ligase CoaBC — protein MNTARTIVVGITGGIAAYKAVNIVRAFVLNGDSVHVVATPAALRFIGKPTLEAISRHPVYSELYEGVDEVRHVAIGQSADLIVVAPATANTIAKLAAGLADDLLGNTILASTAPLVIAPAMHTEMWNNPATVANIATLRSRGITIVGPGYGRLTGQDVGAGRMEEPDTIVAAAEAALARSQSHDGVEPSGEPTQDLLNRRILISAGGTREPLDPVRFIGNRSSGKQGVALAEAARARGALVTLVACNLEVAPPAGVEVVSASSTAELRDALRAAADTADVIIMAAAVADYRPQNVQPGKIKKESTGETFTLELVKNPDILAELSATNRDGQVIVGFAAETEADRDRLLNLGRDKIARKGCDYLVLNTVGWSDGFATDSNTVLLLDRLGDIVGEASGSKMSVAHRILDVVV, from the coding sequence ATGAACACAGCCCGCACGATCGTCGTCGGTATCACCGGCGGCATCGCTGCCTACAAGGCCGTTAACATCGTGCGCGCTTTTGTGTTAAACGGCGACTCCGTTCACGTTGTCGCCACGCCAGCAGCGCTCCGGTTTATCGGTAAACCCACCCTCGAGGCCATTTCTCGGCATCCGGTGTACTCCGAACTGTACGAGGGAGTGGACGAGGTGCGCCACGTGGCCATCGGCCAGTCCGCCGACCTCATCGTGGTGGCACCCGCCACTGCAAACACCATTGCCAAGCTCGCGGCGGGGCTTGCGGACGACCTGCTCGGAAACACGATTCTGGCCAGCACGGCACCGCTCGTGATCGCGCCCGCGATGCACACGGAGATGTGGAACAATCCGGCCACCGTGGCCAACATCGCGACTCTCCGGAGCCGCGGCATCACCATCGTGGGTCCTGGTTACGGTCGACTAACCGGACAAGACGTTGGTGCCGGCCGGATGGAAGAACCGGACACGATCGTGGCGGCGGCCGAGGCTGCCCTCGCGCGGTCACAGTCGCACGATGGTGTGGAGCCGTCCGGGGAGCCGACACAAGATCTGCTGAACCGGCGCATCCTGATTAGCGCCGGGGGAACCCGGGAACCACTGGACCCGGTTCGGTTCATCGGCAACAGATCAAGTGGTAAACAGGGCGTTGCCCTTGCCGAGGCAGCACGAGCACGGGGTGCACTGGTCACGCTGGTGGCCTGCAACCTGGAGGTGGCCCCGCCAGCCGGCGTGGAGGTTGTGTCAGCCAGCAGCACGGCCGAGCTTCGAGACGCCCTCCGGGCTGCCGCTGACACCGCAGATGTGATCATCATGGCCGCCGCTGTTGCGGACTACCGCCCCCAGAACGTGCAGCCCGGCAAGATCAAAAAAGAGTCGACGGGTGAGACCTTCACGCTCGAACTCGTCAAAAACCCCGACATTCTCGCCGAGCTCAGCGCCACAAACCGGGACGGCCAGGTGATCGTGGGCTTCGCCGCCGAAACCGAGGCCGACCGTGATCGGTTGCTGAACCTCGGCCGTGACAAGATTGCGCGCAAGGGCTGTGATTATCTCGTGCTGAACACCGTGGGGTGGTCGGATGGCTTCGCCACGGACAGTAATACGGTTCTGCTGCTCGACCGGCTCGGAGATATAGTGGGTGAGGCCTCAGGCAGCAAGATGTCCGTGGCCCACCGCATACTCGACGTGGTCGTTTAG
- the metK gene encoding methionine adenosyltransferase, whose amino-acid sequence MSDLRLFTSESVTEGHPDKICDQISDSILDALLAEDPHSRVAVETLVTTGLVHVAGEVTTDAYVEIPSIVRKCITDIGYDSSDVWFDGRSCGVEISIGGQSPDIAQGVDNAFETREQSSLDDYDRQGAGDQGIMFGYATRETPELMPIPIWIAHRLAERLAYVRKSGELDYLRPDGKTQVTIGYDGIVPRTVETVVLSTQHAPSVTTARLRAEVNELVIRPVLDGIDLDSSNLNTLINPTGRFEIGGPQGDAGLTGRKIIIDTYGGSSRHGGGAFSGKDPSKVDRSAAYAMRWVAKNAVAAGLADRLEVQVAYAIGKASPVGLYVETFGTGVLPDREITAAIREVFDLRPAAIINSLDLLRPIYQQTATYGHFGRELPDFTWERLDRVADLRSAAGL is encoded by the coding sequence ATGAGCGATCTTCGCCTCTTCACCTCCGAATCGGTCACCGAAGGCCACCCCGACAAGATCTGTGACCAGATCTCCGACAGCATCCTCGATGCTCTTCTTGCCGAAGATCCGCACAGCCGAGTTGCCGTCGAAACACTCGTCACAACGGGCCTCGTTCACGTTGCCGGCGAGGTGACCACGGATGCCTACGTCGAGATCCCTTCGATCGTGCGCAAATGCATCACCGACATCGGGTACGACTCCTCCGACGTGTGGTTTGACGGTCGCTCCTGCGGTGTGGAAATCTCCATCGGGGGACAGTCTCCGGACATTGCCCAGGGCGTCGACAATGCCTTTGAAACACGGGAACAGTCAAGCCTCGACGACTACGACCGTCAGGGCGCGGGTGACCAGGGCATCATGTTCGGCTACGCCACGCGGGAGACGCCGGAGTTGATGCCGATTCCCATCTGGATCGCACACCGCTTGGCCGAGCGACTGGCGTACGTTCGCAAGTCGGGGGAGCTGGATTACCTGCGCCCGGACGGCAAGACGCAGGTGACGATTGGCTACGACGGCATTGTGCCACGCACGGTTGAGACGGTTGTGCTCTCCACGCAGCACGCCCCCTCGGTGACCACCGCTCGGTTGCGCGCCGAGGTGAACGAACTCGTGATCCGCCCCGTGTTGGACGGTATCGACCTTGATTCTTCGAACCTCAACACTCTCATCAACCCCACCGGTCGGTTCGAGATCGGTGGCCCCCAGGGTGATGCCGGACTGACCGGGCGCAAGATCATCATTGATACCTACGGCGGATCCAGCCGGCACGGCGGTGGTGCGTTCAGCGGCAAGGACCCGTCCAAGGTTGACCGCTCGGCCGCCTACGCCATGCGCTGGGTCGCCAAGAACGCCGTTGCCGCCGGGTTGGCGGACCGACTCGAGGTTCAGGTGGCCTACGCCATTGGCAAGGCTTCCCCGGTGGGGCTCTATGTCGAGACCTTCGGCACCGGGGTGCTCCCCGACAGGGAGATCACGGCCGCCATTCGCGAGGTCTTTGACCTCCGGCCGGCCGCCATCATCAACTCGCTCGATCTTTTGCGGCCCATTTACCAGCAGACGGCCACCTACGGCCACTTCGGTCGGGAGCTACCCGACTTCACCTGGGAGCGCCTCGACCGCGTCGCCGACCTGAGAAGCGCCGCAGGACTCTGA
- a CDS encoding primosomal protein N' has translation MRVRVPFRSGGRIVDGYLIEVIDPAVTQGEQFSGTLSPLDAVVSAAQVLSPEVSRLARRVADRAAGNASDIIRLAVPPRQVRVEKAWLAAQDEPVSESVPASDTVVPAARNTLVTAAAFTGYPTGRLDMVIMDRQRVAVAAIPELIQLKNGATIGRWAQTLAELGVATLATGQSAILCVPDYRDQDQVQAVLDEIAPAHTVSRVDARQSNPDRYRAFLACLGNEPRIILGNRSAVYAPAGNLGLVALWDDGDPLYAEPLSPYVHARDAALVRREDAECALVLLSHSRSVETQRLVELGWLGEVHPAVNRHPRIIPTDFQSESDQQVRAARIPTAAWNAAREALTVGPVLVQVASPGYAPMLSCQTCKKAARCTTCQGPLGLTSARAVPSCRWCGALAAAWQCIHCEGHKLRVVTMGTGRTAEELGRAFPGARIIVADGDHTIQTLGPEAALVVATRGAEPIPSGGYRAILILDGERMLARESLRVGEDCLRWWSNAAALAAPGAPVVLVGVGGALARALNTWQPEAFASSELRDRRQLRFPPAVRVASVTGSAADVDVAVSEFQGTAGVDVLGPVSTDESLVRAIIRFPYGAGADVARALKAAVVRNAAKRRRPKSGGFQPTPTLKVRFDDPELL, from the coding sequence GTGCGGGTTCGAGTCCCGTTTCGATCCGGTGGACGCATTGTGGATGGCTACCTGATCGAGGTCATCGATCCGGCGGTGACACAGGGCGAACAATTTTCGGGCACGTTGAGTCCCCTCGATGCGGTGGTGTCGGCAGCGCAGGTGCTGTCTCCGGAGGTGTCCCGTCTCGCCCGCCGGGTCGCCGACCGTGCCGCCGGAAACGCGAGCGACATCATTCGACTAGCCGTGCCGCCTCGACAGGTGCGCGTCGAAAAGGCCTGGCTCGCGGCACAGGACGAGCCCGTCTCCGAGTCCGTGCCCGCCTCAGACACGGTGGTACCCGCCGCCCGGAACACCCTCGTGACTGCTGCGGCCTTCACGGGGTACCCCACCGGTCGCCTGGACATGGTGATCATGGACCGCCAGCGCGTGGCCGTTGCTGCCATTCCCGAACTTATTCAGCTGAAAAACGGTGCCACAATCGGCCGGTGGGCGCAGACCCTCGCTGAACTGGGAGTGGCAACCCTCGCAACCGGTCAGAGCGCGATTCTCTGCGTGCCGGACTATCGCGATCAGGACCAGGTGCAGGCGGTACTCGATGAAATCGCACCTGCACACACCGTCAGCCGCGTCGATGCGCGCCAGAGCAACCCGGATCGTTACCGGGCTTTCCTGGCCTGCCTCGGTAACGAACCCCGAATCATCCTCGGAAACCGCTCCGCCGTGTATGCGCCGGCCGGAAACCTCGGCCTTGTCGCGCTCTGGGACGACGGGGATCCGCTGTACGCCGAGCCACTCTCGCCGTACGTTCATGCCCGAGACGCCGCCCTCGTGCGGCGGGAAGACGCCGAGTGCGCCCTGGTTTTGCTCAGTCATTCCCGCAGTGTCGAGACACAGCGCCTCGTCGAGCTGGGATGGCTGGGGGAGGTGCATCCCGCGGTGAATCGACATCCGCGCATCATCCCCACTGATTTTCAGTCGGAATCCGACCAGCAGGTGCGCGCCGCACGCATTCCCACGGCGGCGTGGAACGCGGCACGCGAGGCGCTGACGGTGGGGCCCGTGCTCGTGCAGGTGGCCAGCCCCGGATATGCCCCCATGCTGTCCTGCCAGACCTGCAAGAAAGCGGCCCGGTGCACAACGTGTCAGGGTCCGCTCGGGCTCACCTCGGCGCGAGCGGTACCGTCCTGTCGGTGGTGCGGCGCCCTCGCGGCCGCGTGGCAATGCATCCACTGTGAGGGTCACAAACTTCGCGTCGTCACCATGGGAACCGGGCGTACCGCCGAGGAACTGGGGCGCGCGTTCCCCGGGGCGCGCATCATTGTGGCCGACGGTGACCACACCATCCAAACGCTGGGCCCCGAAGCCGCACTCGTCGTCGCCACCCGCGGCGCGGAACCGATCCCCAGCGGCGGATATCGTGCCATTCTTATTCTCGACGGTGAGCGGATGCTGGCCCGCGAGTCCCTGCGAGTGGGCGAAGACTGCCTGCGGTGGTGGTCAAATGCGGCTGCCCTCGCCGCGCCGGGGGCACCTGTTGTGCTCGTGGGTGTTGGGGGAGCGCTGGCCCGGGCGCTGAACACCTGGCAACCGGAGGCTTTCGCGAGCTCCGAGCTGAGAGACCGGCGCCAGTTGCGCTTTCCACCGGCCGTGCGGGTGGCCTCGGTCACGGGTTCGGCTGCCGATGTTGACGTGGCAGTGTCGGAATTCCAGGGCACCGCCGGTGTCGACGTCCTGGGGCCGGTCAGCACCGACGAGTCCCTCGTCCGGGCGATTATTCGGTTCCCGTACGGGGCGGGTGCCGACGTGGCGCGCGCCCTCAAAGCCGCCGTGGTGCGGAACGCCGCGAAGCGTCGCCGGCCGAAGTCCGGAGGTTTCCAGCCGACGCCTACACTTAAAGTTCGATTCGACGACCCGGAGCTGCTGTAA
- the fmt gene encoding methionyl-tRNA formyltransferase: MKLIFAGTPDVAVPSLLALSATDHSISTVITRSDAPMGRKRVLTPSPVAVVADSLGLPVLKTNRLDDAATAQIAALQPDLGVIVAYGGIVREPLLSVPRLGWINLHFSLLPRWRGASPVQRAVMAGDAEIGAAVFQLVRELDAGDVFGSFSEPLDAHATSGMLLSALSYSGADLLGQVVARLAADTARAVPQSGEVTLAPKLTLDDARVDWTTTATEIYNQIRGVTPEPGAFTLVDGARLKLLQVAPAYGAQIPAGTILQRDKHVLVGTKTDALELVSVQPAGKTAMTAIDWWRGVAADEVVAS, from the coding sequence ATGAAACTCATTTTTGCCGGTACGCCCGACGTCGCCGTGCCGAGCCTCCTGGCGCTGAGCGCGACGGATCACTCGATTTCCACCGTGATCACACGCTCGGATGCTCCAATGGGGCGAAAGCGGGTGCTCACCCCGTCGCCCGTTGCTGTTGTGGCCGACAGCCTCGGCCTGCCGGTGCTGAAGACCAACCGCCTCGACGACGCGGCCACGGCACAGATCGCGGCCCTGCAACCCGACCTCGGTGTGATTGTGGCCTATGGCGGCATTGTGCGGGAGCCGCTGCTGTCCGTTCCCCGACTGGGCTGGATCAACCTGCACTTCTCTCTGCTGCCACGGTGGCGGGGCGCGTCACCCGTGCAGCGCGCCGTCATGGCCGGCGACGCAGAGATCGGGGCTGCCGTCTTCCAGCTGGTAAGAGAACTTGATGCGGGCGACGTTTTCGGAAGTTTCAGCGAACCCCTCGATGCTCATGCCACATCGGGCATGCTTCTCTCCGCCTTGAGCTATAGCGGTGCCGACCTTCTCGGGCAGGTTGTCGCCCGGCTCGCCGCCGACACCGCGCGTGCCGTTCCACAGAGCGGCGAGGTGACTCTTGCGCCCAAGCTCACCCTTGACGATGCCCGCGTGGACTGGACCACAACGGCGACAGAAATCTACAACCAGATACGCGGGGTCACGCCCGAGCCGGGTGCGTTTACCCTCGTGGACGGCGCACGGCTTAAACTTCTTCAGGTGGCACCGGCCTACGGTGCACAGATTCCCGCAGGCACGATCCTGCAGCGTGACAAGCATGTGCTGGTTGGAACGAAGACGGACGCTCTTGAGCTCGTCTCCGTGCAGCCGGCAGGAAAGACAGCAATGACAGCAATCGACTGGTGGCGCGGAGTGGCAGCGGACGAGGTGGTCGCCTCATGA